A stretch of DNA from Methylogaea oryzae:
CGCGGCGATGTGCCTGGTGTTACCAAGGCCAGCTGGTAAAAGAGCACCCTTCAAGCAATTGATTCAGCGAAGAATATTACTATGAGCATGACCGACCCCATCGCGGATATGTTGACCCGGATTCGTAACGGCCAGATGGCCGGAAAGGCCGAGGTGAGCATGCCGTCCTCTAAACAAAAAAAGGCGCTTTGCAAGGTGCTCGCGGCTGAAGGCTACATCAGCGGTTTTTCGGCTTCCAACGAGAACGGCAAGGAACGCTTGAGCGTCACGTTGAAATACCATCACGGAGTCCCCGTAATCGAGATGGTTAAGCGCGTAAGTCGCCCAGGGCTGCGTATCTATCGGTCCAAGGACGAGTTGCCTAAGGTTATGGGTGGTCTCGGTGTAGCTGTTGTATCCACTTCTAAGGGCGTGATGACGGATCGCGCTGCTCGCGCCCAGTCCTTGGGCGGCGAAGTGATTTGTCTGGTGGCATAAGCCTTAAGGTGAGTTTTCATGTCTCGGGTAGCTAAAAATCCTGTCGTATTGCCGAAGGGCGTGGAAGTGAGCTTCACTTCCGGGCAGCTTACGGTTAAGGGGCCGAAAGGGACTTTGTCTCAAGCGGTCAATTCTTCTGTGGAAATCATCGTTGACGCAGGTGTTGCCAAGGTGGCGCTGCCTTCCGACGGGAGCTCTACTCAACAAGCGGGAACCGCGCGCGCGATCCTGGCTAATATGGTCAAGGGCGTGTCGGAGGGGTTCGAGCGTAAGTTGACCATGGTCGGCGTCGGTTACAGAGCGCAGGCAAAAGGTTCTACGGTCAGCTTGTCTCTTGGATACTCTCATCCCATCGAATTCGAGGCACCCGCCGGAATTACTGTTGAGACTCCAAGCCAAACGGAAATCCTCGTGAAGGGGTGCGATCGGCAGGTCGTAGGCCAGGTGGCCGCAAATATAAGAGCGTTTCGTGGTCCCGAGCCTTATAAAGGCAAGGGCATCCGTTATTCGGACGAAATTATTGTGCGTAAAGAAGCCAAGAAGAAATAAAGTTTCATACCATGGATAAGAAAGCGTCCCGTAGGCGTCGTGCTGTAAAGGCCCGAGCTTCCATTAAGCGCTTAGGCGCTAACCGTCTAACGATTCATCGCACCCCAAGCCACATCTACGCGCAGGTATTCAGCGCAGATGGCGCGACGGTGATGGCATCCGC
This window harbors:
- the rpsH gene encoding 30S ribosomal protein S8 gives rise to the protein MSMTDPIADMLTRIRNGQMAGKAEVSMPSSKQKKALCKVLAAEGYISGFSASNENGKERLSVTLKYHHGVPVIEMVKRVSRPGLRIYRSKDELPKVMGGLGVAVVSTSKGVMTDRAARAQSLGGEVICLVA
- the rplF gene encoding 50S ribosomal protein L6 gives rise to the protein MSRVAKNPVVLPKGVEVSFTSGQLTVKGPKGTLSQAVNSSVEIIVDAGVAKVALPSDGSSTQQAGTARAILANMVKGVSEGFERKLTMVGVGYRAQAKGSTVSLSLGYSHPIEFEAPAGITVETPSQTEILVKGCDRQVVGQVAANIRAFRGPEPYKGKGIRYSDEIIVRKEAKKK